ATCGCATATAGGCAGAAGTTTTTGGTAAGGATTTCAGTGGTGTTCTTAGAGCGTACTAGCCCAGCCTCTAGCATTGCGAAGCCGGCTGCCATCCACATGACCAACGCACCTGAAATCAAAAAGAAGAATGTATCTAGAGCGTAGCGAAGCTCAGTTACTGTTGCTGCAATTTCCATAATTAACTCTCTCGTCCGTGATAAATTAAAGGGCTTCGGTATCTAGCTCACCAGTACGGATGCGTACCGCTTGAGATAGGTCATAAACAAAAATCTTACCGTCACCAATTTTTCCGGTATGAGCTGCTTTGGATACCGCTTCAATCACTCGATCAACATTCTCGGCTTGAGTTGCAATCTCTAACTTTACCTTAGGTAGAAAATCAACTTGATATTCAGCACCACGATATAGTTCTGTGTGACCCTTTTGACGACCGAAGCCTTTTACTTCAGAAACTGTCATTCCTTCGATGCCCACATCAGACAGTGCTTCTCGCACATCGTCCAATTTGAAGGGTTTAATTATTGCGTTAATGAGTTTCATCGCTTTCCCTCTGCGTAGTTAATTCGATAACAATCATATTAATACAAAGGGCGTGCCAACTTTTTAAGTCATTGAAAATCAAAGATAATTATATTTAAATGTAAATAAACCCTCATCAATGCACAAATTTAGTGCAACCTATTCACCAAAAAAGAACATTTATTTATCAAAACACCATTTTAGTGCATTACCTAAATGGTGGATTATTGACCGGTGGTAACAAAGCGTAGCCATTGCTGAATAAGAGCCTCAAAATCTTCTAGCCCACACACCGCATAGCTTTCACTATCATACAGCTCAAAATCAGGCTCAAGTTCATGTTCAGACTGAAATAACATTGCGTTCTCTTGAACAAGAACCTCACCAGATTCGATGGTGAGGGAGATTTCATTACCCACTAATTTATGAGCCTCACAGAAGCTTTGCTGGGCTACAGCAATCAAAGCATTAACTTGCTCAATTTTGGTTAGATCACGACCAACCTCTTCTTGTAACCAGCGACCAATGATCTCATGCCCCATACTGGTTCGAACGCTAAACTCGCCAAATCCACGCTTAAACTCAAATTCCATGCTTGCCTCAATCACTTTAGTTTGAGCTCGGATTTTACCGCAAAAAAAACCGCTGCAAAGCAGCGGTTTGATCTTTTATTTATATTGTTGCTTAAGCAGGCTCTTGAAAAATAACCGTGTCTGCTTTTTCTGTGTACTGTCCCATGCGATGGAAGTTCAGGTAACGGTAAGTATCCGCTGCCGTCGCGTCGATCTGCGATGAGTACTCTAGGTATTCTTCCTTAGTCGGAATACGACCTAAAATAGCCCCTACTGCCGCAAGTTCTGCTGAAGCCAAATAAACATTAGCGCCATTACCTAAACGGTTCGGGAAGTTACGTGTGGACGTCGAGATTACCGTTGCTTTGTCCGCAACGCGCGCTTGGTTACCCATACACAGTGAACAACCTGGAGTTTCGATACGAACCCCTGCACGTCCAAAGATGCCGTAGTAGCCTTCTTCTGTCAGTTGGTCACGGTCCATCTTAGTCGGAGGTGCAACCCAAAGACGAGTATCTAGCTGGCCGTTGAATTTCTCCAATAGCTTACCTGCTGCGCGGAAGTGCCCAATATTGGTCATACATGAGCCAATGAATACCTCATCAATATCAGTACCTTGTACTTCAGATAGTGGACGTGCATCATCAGGATCATTAGGTGCGCACAAGATTGGCTCATCGATCTCAGCCAGATCAATCTCAATCACATGCTTATACTCAGCGTCTTTATCCGCTTGCATCAGCTCTGGACTATCTACCCACTCTTGCATAGCGGTAATGCGACGCTCAATAGTACGGCGGTCACCGTAACCTTCAGCGATCATCCACTTAAGCATCACTATGTTAGAGTTTAAGTACTCTTCGATAGACTCTTGAGAGAGCTTAACCGTACAACCTGCAGCGCTTCGCTCCGCAGATGCATCAGATAGCTCAAATGCCTGCTCTACGCTTAGGTGTTCAACACCCTCAATCTCAAGAACGCGACCAGAGAATTCATTGATCTTGCCTGCTTTCTCAACCGTAAGTAGACCTTGCTTGATGCCGTAATAAGGGATGGCATGAACCAGATCACGTAGCGTGATACCCGGCTTCATTTCGCCTTTAAAGCGCACCAAGATAGATTCAGGCATATCCAGAGGCATAACACCCGTTGCCGCAGCAAAGGCCACAAGACCAGAACCTGCAGGGAAAGAAATACCTAGTGGGAAACGAGTATGTGAATCACCGCCCGTACCGACAGTATCAGGAAGCAACATACGGTTTAGCCATGAGTGGATAACACCATCACCTGGGCGAAGCGATACACCGCCGCGGTTCATGATGAAATCAGGTAGTGTATGGTGAGTATTTACATCAACAGGTTTTGGATACGCTGATGTGTGACAGAAAGACTGCATCACAAGGTCAGCAGAGAAGCCCAAACATGCTAAGTCTTTTAGCTCATCACGCGTCATAGGACCGGTTGTATCTTGAGAACCCACTGTGGTCATTTTAGGTTCGCAGTATTGTCCTGCACGTACACCTTCTACGCCACAGGCTTTACCCACCATTTTCTGCGCTAGCGTGTAGCCTTTACTCGATGCCAATGGGTCAACAGGTTTAGCAAACAAATCTGTTTCTTCTAGACCTAGAGATGTACGAGCACGGCTAGTCAAGCCACGACCCACAATCAGAGGGATACGCCCGCCGGCACGAACTTCATCAAGCAGTACTTTGCCTAGTTCAAATGTAGAGATTACCTCACCGTTCTTACGCACTACGCCTTCATATGGGAAGATATCGATGACATCTCCCATATTCATGCTTTGCACGTCCAGTTCAATTGGCAATGCACCTGAGTCTTCCATAGTGTTATAGAAAATAGGTGCGATCTTTCCACCTAAACAGATACCGCCAGTACGCTTGTTTGGCACGTTCGGAATATCGTCACCCATAAACCACAGCACAGAGTTTGTCGCTGATTTACGAGAAGAGCCTGTTCCAACAACATCACCAACGTAAGCTAATGGAATGCCATCTTTTTGCAGCTCTTCTATTTGGCGAATAGGGCCTACACTGCCTTGCTCATCAGGATGGATGCCTTCGCGCTCCATCTTAAGCATGGCTTTTGCGTGCACTGGGATGTCAGGACGTGACCATGCATCGGGCGCGGGTGACAAATCATCCGTGTTGGTCTCACCTGTCACCTTGAATACTTTAACGGTAATTTTCTCAGCAACTTTATCTTTTGAGGTAAACCACTCGGCATCTGCCCACGATTGCACCACTTGCTTAGCGAATTCATTACCTGCTTTTGCTTTCTCTTCTACATCGTAGAAGGCATCGAACATAAGCAGTGTATGAGAGAGTGCTTTTGTTGCGATAGGGGCTAGTTCAGCGTCATCTAATAGGCTAACGAGCGGTTCAATG
Above is a genomic segment from Vibrio gallicus containing:
- the acnB gene encoding bifunctional aconitate hydratase 2/2-methylisocitrate dehydratase: MLEAYRKHVAERAEQGVVPKPLDAEQVAGLIELLKNPPQGEETFILDLLENRIPPGVDEAAYVKAGFLTAITKGEVESPLVSKQKAAELLGTMQGGYNIEPLVSLLDDAELAPIATKALSHTLLMFDAFYDVEEKAKAGNEFAKQVVQSWADAEWFTSKDKVAEKITVKVFKVTGETNTDDLSPAPDAWSRPDIPVHAKAMLKMEREGIHPDEQGSVGPIRQIEELQKDGIPLAYVGDVVGTGSSRKSATNSVLWFMGDDIPNVPNKRTGGICLGGKIAPIFYNTMEDSGALPIELDVQSMNMGDVIDIFPYEGVVRKNGEVISTFELGKVLLDEVRAGGRIPLIVGRGLTSRARTSLGLEETDLFAKPVDPLASSKGYTLAQKMVGKACGVEGVRAGQYCEPKMTTVGSQDTTGPMTRDELKDLACLGFSADLVMQSFCHTSAYPKPVDVNTHHTLPDFIMNRGGVSLRPGDGVIHSWLNRMLLPDTVGTGGDSHTRFPLGISFPAGSGLVAFAAATGVMPLDMPESILVRFKGEMKPGITLRDLVHAIPYYGIKQGLLTVEKAGKINEFSGRVLEIEGVEHLSVEQAFELSDASAERSAAGCTVKLSQESIEEYLNSNIVMLKWMIAEGYGDRRTIERRITAMQEWVDSPELMQADKDAEYKHVIEIDLAEIDEPILCAPNDPDDARPLSEVQGTDIDEVFIGSCMTNIGHFRAAGKLLEKFNGQLDTRLWVAPPTKMDRDQLTEEGYYGIFGRAGVRIETPGCSLCMGNQARVADKATVISTSTRNFPNRLGNGANVYLASAELAAVGAILGRIPTKEEYLEYSSQIDATAADTYRYLNFHRMGQYTEKADTVIFQEPA
- the glnK gene encoding P-II family nitrogen regulator — translated: MKLINAIIKPFKLDDVREALSDVGIEGMTVSEVKGFGRQKGHTELYRGAEYQVDFLPKVKLEIATQAENVDRVIEAVSKAAHTGKIGDGKIFVYDLSQAVRIRTGELDTEAL
- a CDS encoding YacL family protein, whose product is MEFEFKRGFGEFSVRTSMGHEIIGRWLQEEVGRDLTKIEQVNALIAVAQQSFCEAHKLVGNEISLTIESGEVLVQENAMLFQSEHELEPDFELYDSESYAVCGLEDFEALIQQWLRFVTTGQ